Proteins encoded in a region of the Rutidosis leptorrhynchoides isolate AG116_Rl617_1_P2 chromosome 9, CSIRO_AGI_Rlap_v1, whole genome shotgun sequence genome:
- the LOC139867858 gene encoding uncharacterized protein translates to MLEVVASYDNWIWHAYFGVAGSNNDINVLNTSPLFESMLNDNFLDIPYVINGVEYKRGYYLVDGIYPQWASFVKAYSSAADPKSKYFSRKQSKARKDVERTFVEDNGFNISENNWVYEPVQNIQTTWYDRCEEYKARTKEIHDQEVHKRLRGDLVEHVWAIRAQEEEEEAEDEGEE, encoded by the exons ATGCTTGAAGTCGTTGCCTCGTATGATAATTGGATATGGCATGCTTATTTTGGGGTTGCTGGGTCAAACAATGACATAAATGTGTTAAATACCAGTCCTTTGTTCGAATCGATGCTTAATGATAATTTCCTAGACATCCCTTATGTTATTAATGGTGTGGAGTACAAAAGGGGTTATTATTTAGTGGATGGGATTTACCCTCAATGGGCATCGTTTGTTAAAGCGTATTCGAGTGCAGCTGATCCAAAGAGTAAATACTTTTCACGCAAACAATCTAAGGCACGAAAGGATGTTGAGAGGACTTTTG TTGAAGATAATGGGTTCAACATTTCTGAGAATAATTGGGTGTATGAACCGGTTCAGAACATACAAACTACTTGGTACGATAGATGTGAAGAGTATAAAGCCAGGACGAAGGAAATACATGATCAGGAGGTGCATAAACGTTTACGAGGCGATTTAGTCGAACATGTTTGGGCTATTCGAGCTCAGGAGGAGGAAGAGGAGGCGGAGGATGAGGGGGAAGAGTGA
- the LOC139867859 gene encoding ethylene-responsive transcription factor ERF084-like, translated as MNTLFQTLPFFPTNNSNSFSLIDQFPLFHYTNNPSFPAQYLAPSPVANISPEYNHHPTVLEGIAAVVGERVLFGNHISPAGTDSSTTVQSVTKEMKYRSTNDGGVQKSYRGVRKRPWGRWSAEIRDRIGRCRHWLGTFDTAEEAARAYDAAARRLRGSKARTNFEIPSVFPLSTTTNATSPSTSASSSSAEAKKRKISSEKSKCHVVTSVAQLFSNSGSMRMRSNMNNSGVEIDLNLGTQLNKRAKSVCTYD; from the exons ATGAACACTCTCTTTCAAACCCTTCCCTTTTTCCCTACCAACAACTCAAATTCTTTTTCTTTAATTGATCAATTTCCTCTTTTTCACTACACCAACAACCCTTCATTTCCGGCTCAATATCTCGCCCCTTCTCCGGTAGCTAATATCTCGCCGGAGTATAACCATCATCCTACCGTTCTTGAAGGCATCGCTGCTGTCGTCGGAGAACGTGTGCTCTTTGGAAATCATATATCCCCGGCTG GAACCGATTCTAGTACTACCGTGCAAAGTGTCACAAAAGAAATGAAATATCGGTCAACGAACGATGGTGGGGTCCAAAAGAGCTATAGAGGCGTACGAAAAAGGCCATGGGGGCGATGGTCAGCGGAGATACGCGACAGAATAGGGCGGTGCCGCCACTGGCTAGGGACATTTGACACGGCAGAGGAGGCGGCTCGTGCTTACGATGCTGCAGCAAGACGATTACGAGGATCAAAGGCTAGGACTAATTTTGAAATACCATCAGTGTTTCCATTGTCTACAACTACGAATGCAACGTCACCATCCACGTCAGCTTCTTCGTCATCGGCTGAAGCTAAAAAGAGAAAAATTAGCAGTGAGAAGAGTAAGTGTCATGTGGTGACGTCAGTGGCTCAGTTGTTTAGTAATTCTGGTTCAATGAGAATGAGGAGTAATATGA ATAATAGTGGTGTAGAGATTGATTTAAATCTTGGCACTCAATTGAACAAAAGAGCTAAATCTGTTTGTACTTATGATTAA